From Zea mays cultivar B73 chromosome 3, Zm-B73-REFERENCE-NAM-5.0, whole genome shotgun sequence:
GATACACTGGTAGGATTGGAGTCCCTACCAAGGACTAGGGGCGGACCCACGGGGAGGTCCAGGTGGGCCACAGCACACCCTAAGCGGGCCCACCAAGACCTACCCCGTTCTTTGGTCGTGCGTCTGACGCTAGTTGCCCTAGCCACAGAGCTCGCACCGTCGCCGGCTAGCCACGCCCTAGCGTCGTATGCCATGCGTGCCACCGCTGCAGTACTTGCCCACCACGCACACGTAAGCCACAGCCGCCACCGACCACCGCTCAGCAGTCCGTCGGCGCCCAGCCACCAAACACGCAGCTAGCCGGGTTTGGCCAGCGCCAGGCCACCATGGCCGCGGCTCCAACTTCCAACGCTGTGCCCCGCCTGGCAACCAACTGCGTCCACCGCCTCCTGGCTGGCTAGGCAGGATAGAGACAGATGTCTCATCCAGTGCTCCACTCCTCCAGTGAGCACTGATCCGGTCTCCACAACAGCAATTGCGATTTTTAATTCCCAATTTCTAAGGTTTGCATTAGTAGGTGTTGACTTTATTTTCTTGCATTGTGGATGCAGTAGTATAATAACTTCATTGGATTTAATTATTGCGGCATCCTTTTCTGCTTGAGACACCTGCTGAAGCTGGAAGTACATGCTTTCTTATTCCTCTCTTTTCTCCTTATGGTACAAGGATGATTATACTTGGTAAGGAAATGTTGGTTTTCTCATCCAATTCAGATAATCTCGTTTCCATTTGATCACACGTGCTTCATACATCACATGGATAGTATGTATGAATCCTAAAAAGATCTAATTGAACATCGTCATTTAATTAATACATGTCGGTCATTTTGCAACCCTTGTTAACAATAACCAGACTGATGGATTTTCTACCGCCGTAAATTTCAAGTAAATTTTTTGTTATGATGTTCAATTTTTCTTGTCATGTGCGGCGGAAACATAAGTAGGCTGGATAAATAGTTTTGTAATTTTTATGCCTAAACATGTTCAAACAAATTGTTTGTAATCTAATGTATGCAACTTTGATGCTTAGCTGTTATGTTAAATACTGAATGTACTATAAAATTATATATTAGATATGATTTATATATAAAATTATATATTATATATGAtttagtccctctattttatttcattttagatTCTAAATTGCTAAATGCGGAAACTAAAACTTCATTTTATAAGTTGTTGGCTTCAGATTAAACCTAGTTGTTTGTACTGCTGCAATTATAATATACAGAGATTTTTTTTTTGTAAGAGTAGTAGAATTTGGTATAGACTAAACCCACACGAACACGTTGACGAATTACGTGCTTCTCGCGAAAAAAAATCATATGGCTCATAGAGACGGCCCAAATTCATAATTTCTAGGCCGTGATTTGTAGAGGTTATTGCaggaaaaaaaagagagaaatttTTATATAACATTAAATGGGATCGTTACATGTAGCTGCATGCGGATGTCTTTATTTGCATCTGGTGTGATGGGGATATAGGCTGCACCTGGGTGTCTTCTTGCATCTGGTATTCTGGTGGATGGATGCTTTAGAAGCATATACGAACGATGTGGTGCGCCATCCATCAGTCGTTTTGCTGCAAGGATGCAATGCAACCCACCTATGCAAGCAGTACCGCGCTTGCCGCTACAGGAGGGAGTATTGTATTGTGGTGGATACTGTTTGACAGAGGTTTATCATCGGAAAAGAAGTGAATTTGGATCTAGAATATACTTGAATTCTCCGAAGTGTTTGTTATAGCTTCCACGCTTCTCTCGGTCTCAGACCTCTACTTGGAGCAATTGTGATTATAACCTTCTCTGATTATGTAATTGTGATTTTACTCCTCGTTTATCAATTTTGTGATTTTAGCTCACTATTTTGAAAATGAAGCCACCGGTTGTCTCTCTCACTAACACCGTTAGTGAAAATAAAAATTAATAATTAAAAAATAAAAATGAAGGATAAAATCACAATTGTAAAATAAGAGAAGGGTATAATTACGATTAACTCTGAAATTTTAAACATTATTTTAAAAATTAACTAGgttggtgcccgtgcgttgctacgggagTAAAAAATTTGTATGAAATATAGATACAAAATGACATCATCACTACACTGTGTCCCCTTGGACAGTGCCGTTGGCCAAGACAGGAGCAGGGGCGGCTTCCATATCCACAGCGACTCTCAACACAATATAACCAATTAAGCGCACATATGGGTACCAAAGAATAAGTTAAAAATATTCTAGCATGAAAACATCTAATGGTATGTTACATATTTAAGAAATGTAATCTTCTATGAACTCTAGTcaattttattattaattttctgAGGAAAGTATGAAAAACAAAATGCATAGTAAGTTGGTAATTAAGATAAGTACTAAATATGTGTTATATCTGAAAAATCTAAGATCACCAGCCAGGTTCGAGTGATGGACGCCTGTCAAAACCTTGTATTCATTAAGGAATTCTTGAGATGCATTTGTATCTATTTTCTTTATGGCAACTTTCTGGACACAcgaaaagagaaaaggaaaaattATTTCACATCGTAAGCATAACACAGATGGATTACTTCCTTTTATTTAGTTTATTTAAGGGGTCATAGACATTAGTTGTCTATTGAACTTTCGAGTGCATGTGCACCAACTACATTGCCTATCCATGTTACACAGTGATAAAAGGTTGAGCTGACCTCGCCTCTAAGATCAGCAGAATTAGCcattaactattagctctagtgcattcaaacactctCTAAACAAAGCCAAAATCGTCATGCCCAATTTTATGGTCCATACTGAAGTTGTTTATAGCACCGGAAAGTTCTTCATATGAGAACCTCGTGGATATGTCAACCTTCATTCCCTCAGCTTGTGAAACCTTGCGTATAAAGATATTTAATTGAAAAGCCATTACAAGTTGATAAAAAACATACTATTGTGTTTGCCAAGATAACACATTTTTCGTGAGGAGAATGTGACAATTTATAGGAAGAAAAAAATATGTTCCATACTAAGTTGGACCGAATCTCTTGGACATGAGAGTGGTATGACTTCTCTCATTTTCTGCCTCCTAAACAGTCAGATGCCAGCAATCAAAATAAACAACACATGATATCACAATTCCTGCTACTGCTCCTCTAGAAAGGCTATTTCTTGTTCCACGTAGTAGAATGTGAGTTAATTGCCTTTGTTTCTGTCAATTGAACAAACCATTTAACTTGGCAGCTCCATCTACGATCCTTGCCCTCAGTCTGTATGCTGTTCCAATCCTGCTAGCAACCCGATAAATTAGTCCCCCATCAAATGCACATCATGGAGATCCTAGCTAACCCTATTAGTGCACATCAAAACTGCCTCTTTCAACtcttctttgccaagtgttgtCTCCACCATCACCTGCACAGCAGCAACACATGTGGAAAGCTGTCCAAAGCGTAGTGTGCAGTCTCTGCTATACTTGGATGAAACTACAAACCAAAAGGTGATGCAAGTGGCAAAGTAACACATGCCCACACAGGAAAACAGGAAGGCCTGACATGCTAAAAAAAATTATAAAAGGAAATGATCAATTACCTTTACATCTTTAAGTGACAAAAATATGCAGCTATTATTATAGCCCAGATGAATAACTTTAGCATCCACAACCTGAAAACTCAAAAAACAACTAAGAAATTATAGCATTGTGAGCATTTAGCAGTATTAAACAAAACACATTTGTGTGATATTCAAAGGCCAAAGATAAAATCAAATAAATGTGACAAAACCTATGAGTTTTTATCTCACATTGCATCAACATACTCGTATATAAAAAAAGTAAgatattgttctgaaaggccaacaaCTTAAAAAGGAAGATGAGAAATAAAGGGAGGCTCACAACAGCAAACTACCAAAATTACCTAACTAATTTTGTAAGAAACTAATGGATCTAAGGTGTCATCCTAGGACACTTCCCACTGCCGAATCAATGCAAGTAGCCTTTTCCAAGAACTGGACGTAGAGAAACAAACCAACCATACTGATTTGATGCACAAACAAAGGGTTCGTGGATATGCTCACCAAATGGTGCTGGTGTTTTATCTAGATAATCAATCCATGCCCAAGAAGCTAGCTAAATCTCAACCCTAAAAAAATTCAGTTCAAAGAAACCCCATTTAATATGATCCAATCACCCGATCCATTTAATAAGCAAAATCAACACAATACGAATCACCTCACCGTGATGCGCGTAGACTCACGTCGCCTTCCAGGAGTAGATGTGATCCCCCACGTTGAGGCTCTCCTTCCTAATCCTATCCCAAGGAAAAAATCACACATAAGAAGGGGAAATAACTGCCACTACAGAGATGAGATTGACCAATACAGAAGAGTATAGGAACAAATACCAGAGAAGGAACGGATCTGAGGGGACTTGGATCTCCAGCCCGGGGTCCCAGCTCGACCCACTGCCGACGAAGCCGCGGCGGCTGCCCTCAGGCTCCTCCTTTAGCGCCATCACCACCGTGGCGCTCCTCGGCCGCCTCGTGACGAGGCCACCTGCCGCCGCTAGCGCTGGCCTCCGACTGCGGCGCCAGCAGGGCTCTAGTGCCGCGTAGCAAGCACCATGGCCAAAGCCGCCTCGAACAGGAACCGGGAGCACCACCGAGTGGACGCCGACGACAATCTTCAGCCGGAGCAGCATGGATAAACAACACCCTCCCTCCTGGGTGTCTGTCACGTCGTGTATCTGCTGCCCGCCTCCTCCCTCTGTACTTCTTTGCCTCCTATGCTAGGGTGTGCGGTGCGGCGAGCGGGCGACCGAGCCGTGCACATCTTTTTACGTGGTGCGGGTGCAAACCAGAGGGAGGAGGCGGGCGTATCGTGGCGTGCGGGGTTCGCGGCGGCTGGCGTTCGCGGCGGCGGGCGGGGTTCTATTGAGCTCGGGGCGGATATAGGCAGGCGAGCGAATTGCAGCGGCGGGAGGTTTTCGACGGCTGGCGGGGTTCGCGGCAGGTCTCGGCAGGCATATCGCGGCACGCATGCGGGCTGTTCGTGGCGGGCGGGCGTTCGCGCCTCGCGGTTGGCGGCGGGCGGGGGTCGCGGTGGGATCGGGCGAGCCaccgcgggggcagtctacagtagcgtcttaatagttagtacagaTGAAAAAGTTGTTTGCGTGGCTTGGGATGAAGACTTCGGTGCAACAGTACCTCTGTTCTTGCTCTGTCTTCAACAAGCAAAGCTGAACCGGTCTCTCCTCCATTGTCTTTTACAGGCCCTTCCCGTACCCGATTCACCATGGCAGATCATTAAACAACGGACAATAAGAGCAACAAAAACACCAAGTATAAAGTATAAGCTAATAAGTGCTTAAACCGAGCACAGAAAAAATCAGGCGAAAGGAACAGCTGGAAAAAAATCAGTTGACGAGGTGAAGTGAACTAAGAAAACTGAGCAGCCAAACGCCCACAGTGCATTCGATCAGTTTCCAACAGAAGTACAGAAATACCACTACTGTTCCAATCCAATCAAGCAACACGACTGCATAAAGAGCTCAAACAACTTCTAACAGGACACCTCATAGGCTCATACGGAGGAAAAGGAGCAAATACGCGTGTGCAGCCGCGAAACTTCGAAGAACCTACGAGTTCCAGGCATCAGATGGCAGCAGCCCCAAGACTCCAGAGCTCAATCCAACCACGTCAAGAAGAGATGCAGGACCAAGACGAGCAACAGAATCGGAGTaccaaaggagaagaagagaaaaaCGGAGGGAGAAAAGGCCGCCCTCGTGCGGGGGCGGGGCGGGGTGACCTGCGCAGGTGAGGAAGCCGTGGATCTCGGAGGCGATGAGCGGGTCCCGCCCGCCGGCGCCACCCACCATGGTCGCGCTTGCTGCTGCTTCCGCGGCTAGGAATCCAGAGGTCGGGCGAGCGAGGTTGGCGGGCAGGGTTGGCTGGCGGTGAATCCGGAGGTCGGGCGAGCGGGGATGGCTGGCGGTTTGCGCCGGCGCGGAATCCGGAGGTAGGGCGAGTTGGCGGGGTTTGCGGCGGCGCGGAATCCGGACGTCGGgcgagcgggggcagtctacattgagctcttaatagttagtagagattgtGATTATATATTTTTCTTACCTTGCGCAACTGTGATTTTACCCATCGCTTTTATTTTTTAGTTATTAATTCTGATTTACGCTAACGGTGTTAAGAGGGAAGAGCAAACGATAGCTTCGTTGTCGAAACAGAAAGGTAAAATCATAAAGTTGAAAAACCTAAAATCAGAATCAGAGAAGGGTATAATTCATAATTGCCCTAATAAAAGAAAAGGCTAATGTGTGTCCTTTCTTTCTGGCAACAAATTCACGTGCAGAGAGACAACAACTTCCTGAAAGAAACGATTATATATGTCTTTCATCATATATAATGTATGTACATCGATAGAACGACGACGAGCCAAACGATTCGATTGATCTCCGCAATACTACGTACAATGCAATGCAAACTCATCACCACCAGATTTCTTGAGCTGAACAATACAATGAAGGATCATCATCAGTAGACTTCGACGTTCCATTGCTCGCTCTTCTTGAGCTGCTTCTTGTAGTCCAACCAGTTGATCCCTGACGGATGATGATGCGTGAGTAGTATATATGTGTGTGATTAACCAAACCAATGCAGCAAGAAAGGTTAGCTACTTGTTCATATTGAGCGCAAAAAACGAAGGACAAGCGAGATGACAGACAACTTACCGTCCTTGGCTGCGAGGTCGAGCATGATGTCGTCGATGCCCTTCTCCATGCCCTTGAGCCCGCACATGTAGACGTAGGTGTTGTCCTTCTTGAGCAGCTCCCACAGCTCCTCCTTGTACTCCGCCATGCGCGTCTGGATGTACATCTTCTCCCCGGCCGCGTTCGTCTGCTCCCGGCTCACCGCGAAGTCCAGCCGGAAGTTGTCCGGCGCCATCTCCTtcatcttctccagctcctcctTGTACAGCAGGGTGTCGCTGGTCGGGACGCCCAGGAACAGCCACGCCAGCCCGGTGTACTATGTATATCATGTTGGATATAGATTCAGTTCATTAATTAATTAGTTCATTTCATCAATTTGTCTGTCTGTCTCTGTTGTTGTTTGATTAATTATTTGAGAGTTTGAGACCTTGTAGTCCTCGTGCTCAAATCAGGACACTGTAAAAATAGGAAAACTCAATATTATGACACTGTAACAGATCAAAATAAAGCAAGACATGGAATCTCAAATCAGGACACAATAGTATAACAGAGAAAGCAAGACTGAGAAAACTCAATATCAGGACATTATAGTAGAGCAAAGGCATCCACCACAGAAGTTTGATTGCCGAAATAACCAACTAGATCGAGTAAGGTACCTAGCCTATCAACTGTTTGTCTTTCGAAGAGTGTGTTTCACAGAAAACAAATGTTTTGGTTTCACAGTGGGAATAGCACGGTCAACCTCTCCAGAACGAGGTTGTACGTCTCGCCATTCTTTTAAAAGAACAACAACCTACAAGGGACAGTAAAACAAGAATTAGATCATGGATACGCAATACCATATGCCCGTTTTAGTGCAAAAACATGTGTAATAAACGTAATTCGTATAGCTCCACGCACACTTATTTATTAGATTTCAATTATTTGGAACAACTTCAGGACTAATGGAAGGACTTCAGTGGGTAACCACTACAACATAAACATCTACAGGGGATTCCTATAGGTGACAGAAGTCTGATTGTACCGAACTCTTGCATATGGCTGAACTGCCTGTCTTTTAGATTAGTCTCAATGATGGTTATCAATTTTGGATTTAGTGTCTTAACTAGCCTATAATCCTTTTTTTTGCCTTTTTTGAAATCTATTATAGATACACCGATAGGATTGGAGTCCCTACCAAGGAGACGGCGTAGATTGTAGGGATGAGACGTTGTAGGGCATGGCTAGGTATGGTTTAAAGATACCGTGGCTGTTGGCGAGAGAGAGCGAGAGGTGGCACTACAACACCGGTGCTGTAGTACTCGCGAGTGCTGTTCATGGGATTAGGTTGCAAGggcgaggagggagaaggggtggCGACTAGGGCTCCCGGCTCCCGGAGGGAAGTCGTcgacaaatatgtgcttttgcttCATTTCAAATAGAGTTGTACAGAGTTGTTTAATAGTCCATCCTCTCATCTTATCTTATCTTATCTAACAAACTCCTATCTAATAGCTTATTATCTTATATGTATCTAACTCCTATCTAATAGCTTCTAAGATTGGCTCCAACAGGGCAGCTATTTGGCAATACAAAGCTAATTTACCTAGTCATTTAGTACTGTAGCGGCTCCAATAGCCCAACTATCCAGCCCAGCCAAATTACATGGGAGGAGAGAGAACCGATAAATTAGCTAGCCTAGGCACGCCAGCCATTCCTTTTGGAAGCAACCGTCAGCTCGAACCACGCGAGGGAATCGACGGGCAGCGGCCAGGTGATTTGGCGAGAAAGCTAATTGGGCCAACAGCCACAACCATTTTAGCTGCTTTGTTGTAAACAACAAGTCTGTCATGGACCATGTAAAATACAAGAATGGAAATGACCGGGCAATATGGCTGCTCACTGTTGGAGTTATCTATAATTTGGCGCTGATGCCGGTCATAACATACATATATTTTCATGCCATCAACTGTCCGCTGACCTTTTTTTTTTTGCTCCAGGTCCAGTGAGGATGGTAATATATGTTCTGGACATATCCGCTAAGTTTGCGAAGTTGTTAACTATTACAGCAACGGCTTTATATTATTGTGCCGTGTGTTATTTGTGCTTTATTTCTTTATATCGTAACAAGAGATAATATTGTGCTATTTATAGCTTTGGTTAAGCTTCTAGCGAATGATACTTGCACCTGTAACTGTAGGGCGCGCAAGTGGGCGCCAAATAGTCTAGTAACCTCGATGACGGCCCCGTCAAAAACCTTTTTATTTGGATTCATTAAAGATCTTAAATACTCATTGCAAAATTGGACGATAATAAAATGAGGATGATGAACATTGGGTGTTTGTTTCTAGAGACTATTTTTTAGTCCTgtcattttatttcattttaggttctaaattgctaaatacggaaactaaaactTAATTTTAGTTTTTATATTTAATAATTtatgactaaaataaaataaaatggagaGACTAAAAATAGTCTTTAGAAATCAGACACCCCATATATGACTTAGGTTGTGTTAGGGGAGATATGCGTGATGTGAGCCCCTACGGCTACGTAAGTTGTTGGCTTCAGATTAAAGCTAGTTGTTTGTACTGCTGCTGCAGTTATAATATACAGAGAAAAAATATTGTAGGAGTAGTAGAATTCGATATAGACTAAACCCAAACGAACAGGTTGACGAATTACGTGCTTCTCGTGAAAAAAAATCATATGACTCGTAGAGACGGCCCAAATTCATAATTTCTAGGCCGTGATGTGTAGAGGCTATTGCaggaaaaaaaaagagagaaatttTTATATAACATTAAATGGGATCGTTACATGTAGCTGCATGCGGATGTCTTTTTTTGCATCTGGTGTGATGGGGATCTAGGCTGCACCCGGGTGTCTTCTTGCATCTGGTATTCTGGTGGATGGATGCTTTAGAAGCATATACGAACGATGTGGTGCGCCATCCATCAGTCGTTTTGCTGCAAGGATGCAATGCAACCCACCTATGCAATGCAAGCAGTACCGCGCTTGCCGCTACAGGAGGGAGTATTGTATTGTGGTGGATACTGTTTGACAGAGGTTTATCGTCGGAAAAGAAGTGAATTTGGATCTAGAATATACTTGAATTCTCCGAAGTGTTTGTTATAGCTTCCACGCTTCTCTCGGTCTCAGACCTCTACTTGGAGCAATTGTGATTATaccccttctctaattctgtaattGTGATTTTACTCCTCGTTTATCAACTTTGTGATTTTAGCTCACTATTTTGAAAATGAAGCCACCGTTTATCTCTCTCACTAACACCGTTTATCAACTTTGTGATTTTCGCTAATGGTGTTAAGAGGGAAGGGCAAACGATAGCTTCGTTGTCGAAACAGAAAGGTGAAATCACAAAGTTGAAAAAAGTAAAATCAGAATCAGAGAAGGGTATAATTCATAATTGCCCTAATAAAGAAAAGGCTAATGTGTGTCCTTTCTTTCTCGCAACAAATTCACGTGCAGAGAGACAACAAATTCCTGAAAGAAACGATTATATATGTCTTTCATCATATATAATGTATGTACATCGATAGAATGACGACGAGCCAAACGATTCGATTGATCTCCGCAATACTACGTACAATGCAATGCAAACTCATCACCACCAGATTGCTTGAGCTGAACAATACAATGAAGGATCATCATCAGTAGACTTCGACGTTCCATTGCTCGCTCTTCTTGAGCTGCTTCTTGTAGTCCAACCAGTTGATCCCtgacggatgatgatgatgatgatgataaccAAACCAATGCAGCAAGAAAGGTTACGTTAGTTAGCTAGCTACTTGTTCATATCGAGCACAAAAACGAAGGACAAGAGCGATGACAGACAGCTTACCGTCCTTGGCTGCGAGGTCGAGCATGATGTCGTCGATGCCCTTCTCCATGCCCTTGAGCCCGCACATGTAGACGTAGGTGTTGTCCTTCTTGAGCAGCTCCCACAGCTCCTCCTTGTACTCCGCCATGCGCGTCTGGATGTACATCTTCTCCCCGGCCGCGTTCGTCTGCTCCCGGCTCACCGCGAAGTCCAGCCGGAAGTTGTCCGGCGCCATCTCCTtcatcttctccagctcctcctTGTACAGCAGGGTGTCGCTGGTCGGGACGCCCAGGAACAGCCACGCCAGCCCGGTGTACTATGTATATCATGTTGGATATAGATTCAGTTCATTAATTAATTAGTTCATTTCATCAATTTGTCTGTCTGTCTCTGTTGTTGTTTGATTAATTATTTGAGAGTTTGAGACCTTGTAGTCCTCGTGCTCCTCGAAGAACATCTTCCACAAGAAGGAGCGGAACGGAGCGATGCCGGTACCCGTTGCGAGCTGATGAACACATCAGGATTTACCAGTGCGAGATGATAAGCGGTTTCATGGAGGGATAGCTAGCTAGATGGATGGATGAGCTGACTCTAACTCTACTCACCATGATGATTGTTGCGTTGGGGTCTTTGGGCATGAGCATCTCCTTGCCCACTGGCCCTGTGATCTTCACCTCAGCgcctggcttcaagtcacctgcaTTAGTATGTATATATATGCTTAGTATATAATATATTAGTCTGCATGGAAGAACTGAGACATGGCGGAAATTAAAGCTAGACAACTGACAGAGGAAGTTCGAGCAGACTCCTTTGACGACCTCCCCCTGATCGTTGGTGTAGACCAGCCTCTTCACGCACAGCGACACCTGCACATCAACAAAAGTTGCCATAGCTATCTTAATGGTGATACATAcatataattaattaattaatttgtATTAATCATTGGCTCACCGTCTTGGAGTCGCCGAAATCTCCGAGGGCGCTGCTGGCGATGGAGTAGAGCCTGAGCTTGTGCGGCTTGCCGTTCTTGTCCTCGCCATCCGCGATGACGCCGATGGACTGGCCCTCTCTGTAGGGGACCTCGCCTGCATGCACGACCACCCAATACATCACCTTACCTTATCCTAACTAACACTAGATTACTGCTACTAATTAGGTAAGCTACCTACCTTCTGTGCTGAAGACCATGTGCCACGTCTCCCCGGGCGCTTGGTCGCCGGTGATCCTGGTGTTGAGCAGGCACCTCCCGACGTACGGCTCCTTGGGCTTGTACTTGTTGGTGACGAGCCCCTCCTCCTGCTTCTTGGACACCTTCTCCAGCTTCTTGACCGGCTCCGCCTCCGCGGTCTCGGTGGTGGACACCTGCACGCGCAGCCGCACCGCGCGCGGGCCGCCGTGCCGCCGCGGGAACTGGAGGTGGCCGCATGGAGACGACGGGGACGCGGACGCGGACGCCTTGGCCTTGGCGGCGgcaggggaggaggaggaggagggcagAGAGACGGCCGCCGCGGTCACGGCAGCCATGGCTGTGGGTGGGGTCGAATGGAGCGCTAGTGGACCAGATTACAGAGCCGCCGTAGCAAAGATAGCTAGCTAGCTACTGTGGTGCAGGTGCAGTAGAGGAGGGAGAGGATGGGATTTGTATCGGCGGCATGCAGTGCAGTACTGCTGCTCGATCCGAAGAAGAGAGGCGAGGCGAAGGGGCGAGGGAGGGGATGAGTGGAAGAGAGACGAGGTGGGGAGAGCGAGTGGCTGCTGCCCACT
This genomic window contains:
- the LOC541626 gene encoding ferredoxin: MAAVTAAAVSLPSSSSSPAAAKAKASASASPSSPCGHLQFPRRHGGPRAVRLRVQVSTTETAEAEPVKKLEKVSKKQEEGLVTNKYKPKEPYVGRCLLNTRITGDQAPGETWHMVFSTEGEVPYREGQSIGVIADGEDKNGKPHKLRLYSIASSALGDFGDSKTVSLCVKRLVYTNDQGEVVKGVCSNFLCDLKPGAEVKITGPVGKEMLMPKDPNATIIMLATGTGIAPFRSFLWKMFFEEHEDYKYTGLAWLFLGVPTSDTLLYKEELEKMKEMAPDNFRLDFAVSREQTNAAGEKMYIQTRMAEYKEELWELLKKDNTYVYMCGLKGMEKGIDDIMLDLAAKDGINWLDYKKQLKKSEQWNVEVY
- the LOC541626 gene encoding ferredoxin isoform X1 — its product is MAAVTAAAVSLPSSSSSPAAAKAKASASASPSSPCGHLQFPRRHGGPRAVRLRVQVSTTETAEAEPVKKLEKVSKKQEEGLVTNKYKPKEPYVGRCLLNTRITGDQAPGETWHMVFSTEGEVPYREGQSIGVIADGEDKNGKPHKLRLYSIASSALGDFGDSKTVSLCVKRLVYTNDQGEVVKGVCSNFLCDLKPGAEVKITGPVGKEMLMPKDPNATIIMYTGLAWLFLGVPTSDTLLYKEELEKMKEMAPDNFRLDFAVSREQTNAAGEKMYIQTRMAEYKEELWELLKKDNTYVYMCGLKGMEKGIDDIMLDLAAKDGINWLDYKKQLKKSEQWNVEVY